agtatatatgaaaaataaatactctTTGTGCATATATGgatattctttttgtataattttcttgtagtaagatcaaaaaatttcaaaaattttatcaataaaattataattactgtaaataaaaagataatattcaaattgtacatatgtatattaaaaaataattttctgatTACAATTATATGTGCAATCGTCATTAGAAATTGTAGTAatagtttttaatatctaaatcTAAATGTTTgcatcgatataatataaaacgtgataaaaaattgaattagtATCTGTTTAATCAttccaaattttatttatgaacaATTGTTTTATACATGTTCATATGTGCATTATTAAGtgtttttataatagtttACAAGTAACTAGTATTTTTTTGAAtcgtaaaaacaattttatgaGATTATGAAtgtttcataaatttattataaaatattttaaaaagaaaattattatgaaaataaaggaaCTCTAAGTTTATACTTagcatttttattactttcaattaaaataaaaaagttaaaaaataataatttacatatttaattatatgtatatttaaggtaaagagaaaagagttatGTCATAATATGATTTTTCAACCATATAAACAGctagaatatataattcattttacttaaaaaatttaataatattgaaaacttCCTacaaatatatcgttatagctatttttattaatatatcatgtAAAGTGCGTATTTATTACTTAAATCTTAGATTAATGATCATTAgttattgatttaatattaagatcaatcaagtaaaataaaataagaaatctatggaaaattataattcaagAGAGATATTCTGCTTCCTGATcttgtattttattcttagtccgaaaaacgaagaaaatagcATTAGTTCAATGATATCAAAACTACctcttgaagaaaaaataatatttaattacacgataaatatatgtattaaaattttaaagataaattgaAGATAAGCTTATATTTCTATagtgataaaaagagagtCTTATTAAATGCCCTTCGTTTTGGCAGCAGAAGATTTCTCTAATATAATCGTAGTTTTGGTTGTGATACTTTGATAAAACATGCAAGGAATATAAGCTACTATAAAGTAGAACAAAGGCAAATAatgataaacgaataaaaattatatttttccagCATATAATTGGATTTTTATTATGCCTGTATGCAGTATCATTGTGCGATATTGTgcgcatttatatatttatatcgacaataatgattttcatatatatgatttttaataatgatattattgataatgatgatttttaatatatttataatttattatttatatctttttctttaagcaCGTATGCTACTAGTGTGAATTGAAACTACGAAAATCCTAAGATCATTGAAATTACCTACTTTTAATACGAATCTGTTACTACATACACCTAgaagtttattatttatttctaaacagAAGTTCgaagtaattataaaagtcATACACCTATTGAGTATAATATTAGCACATGAATAGCATTAAATGTGGaaaggtatatacatacgagtCTCATTAATGCTTTATAATGATCGTATATAGTTTCTActaaatgtataattaatattattgtatatttttataaagttttcatatttaactattatcgttagaaatacatattaagtctatttttatgatttaattatgtttatgttaattttttaacaaatttgaacaaatgtatagaaaaaaatatggcaAGGAAAAGCTTGGAAGAACTTTTATATGGGAAATTATTTGTCGTCTGTATAATGTGATCATTTGTTCGATTGCCCTTTTTTCCGATATTTAgtgcattttcttttaaattgttttatgGGTTTTACGGATTCTTCGATATCACTCTCGCGTCTATTCTTATTGCTTTTATTTGTAagctttttcgttttatgGTGAATCAACAAACGTACACTTTTTCTGGGAGtcttactttttgttttaagttttttccttttctgctTTTTAGGACGATTCATGTTAGCGATAATGGCTTCTGTATCGGCAGAGATTTTCGTCTTAGATTGCTGAGTCAAAACAGCGACTCGAACGTACGAGTCATACAAAATATCGCCGCAAGTTTCACCAAAACAATATTCTTCCCCGCATTCCCCGCAAATTTTAACACTACTCTCGATAATACCAGctcgatttttattacgtcTTATTGGACTTACAAAGGAACGTCGTTCTTTCATGCGAGTTTTTGCTTCTAACTTCCCCATTTCTACCTATAGATAACAATTATACTTTGTCTAATAAATGATTTTGGTTTCATATATTCatagtataattttatgataattaatagataaagGATTACCAATCTTGAAAACAGTTCTTCATCTTGGCGAAGTTTCGGTCTAATCGGCGTAAGCATTCTCCAATCGATAGCAACTTGTTGTAATTCGTGAagatttaaatttttcatgtCGGGCGGTATGGGATCTCCGTATGCCCATTCTCTTTCAATAgctttcaattcttttttggtagctttccaagaaaattctttatcaCGTACCTtggtatcttctttttttaccttagtgtaacaataaaataaatcatagtaatagtatacaaaaaaatgaaatcatattgttatttcgatatattttaggtatttttatcaagtattagatgcatatatttttataagaataataggATTTGTAAGTAAAGAATTACGATTAACTTCGAATGTTGTAAACAAACCTTTTCTGATTTGATCTTAAATTCTGGACAATGTTCCAATAATTGTTTGAATTCCTCTTGAGAATTACATGTCGCTTTACTCAGATCCGGTATTAAATTAgcatcttttttatcgtcctTCAAAAGATCATCTAACTCGAACGCCATTACAATTTAATATCTGTAACGCGAGAAGAATGCCtcatatctttatattttcatttctgttttcactttttatctTACTATTTCATATTCTCTATAATCTACGCAATCGCTctctatgaaaaaagaaaggaaacaaacaaaaggaTGTTTTAATATGCGCAtgattttgattatattaaaaaatttccgaTGCAGTTGGTGATACCAAACTTCTATTGGGATCCCATTCTATTTGTTTCATCAAAAGACCCTGAAACattataaattcttaaatgtttcgaaaatatcgaacaGTTTCTTTAAAAGgcacaaattaattatattttttatatacatttcttaaagaatttaatttctctAAAATTTCACGTCCGCACCAAATATTAGACTGCTTATTTTCTGGCTTTCCTTCGATTTCATCCATATGATTAATATCGAGTAAACGTTTATGATTTCTGTTGTTTGGATtagtttcaatattaatttttccatttctatcGATACGCAATGGTACAACAGAATTGAGACTGTCCATTGATAGATCGGCATCGTAACTATCGACCTTTAGTTTCCTTCTAATCGAATTtcgcatttttatttttgtatttatcggTTTCCTTCTTTCGGGAGATGGTGATCTATATAAAGATTTAGAAtgagtttaataaaaatatagaaaaatataaatattatttatgaattaaagaaaaacaatttttgtacCTCGATCCTTCATCGCTGGATTCAACTTGACGCTTTCTCAAACGCAATCGTCTTTGATAATGCGGATCTTTTTCACTTTGCGTTCTATATCGCGTACCTGgtctataaatgaaaattgatcatacatttgtttctatatatcgattttctgtaatcgttaataaaaattgaattcatTGAGTAATTAAATGCCCTGGTTACTTGACTTGTACCTATTGGCATTCCAACGTGGCCTCGACTCAATACTTGGTCGGGGCTGAGATTTAGACCTTGCAAATGTTTTGGTCGGAAGTTCTTCTGCTTGACATACATTCGTTGACCTTACGATAATAAGACgagtataaattaatatactattaaaatagatttttacaAACACGTACGTAATAacgcgtagaaaaaaaagatataggtggttactttcgtttctttcggtAATTCCGTAATATTTCACAAAAAATGATCgtcttgaaagaaaataagaatagtAGTTACCGCCTTGGTATTATGCATTATAGAAGAATAGCTTCCACGAATTTACTGTTGAAGCGTTTCGCGATGTCGAACTTGGATCGACTCACTTTTCTACGTCTCTTCTGTTTGCATTGGTTGTGTCCTTCCGTTCCTTAATCGATCCATCCTTTGTTGACGATTCTTGAATCTTCTCGCGAAGATCCTGAAGATCACTTTCGATATCGGTCTGCGTACCAAAATCTCGACCAGAAGTCATTCTGTATTTGCTGGGTGTGAGTAGCCGATTTTCAGTAATCGTCGGTGAGATTCTCGAAGAACTTTTAGCTAGAATTGGGCTTCCTAGATTCTTCATTAGAACATCTAATCCCAAAGATAATCCTGATTCATTTTCCGATTTTCTCGGACTTGGAGTGACGACCAAATTTACTAATTGCAAATTAGCTTTTTTAAGTAACTCCGAATCTTCTAATCTTCCACTCAAAACGATCGCCACGTCCTTACTAATTGGAACTTGTacagaatttatttcttccgtCGTGCTTTCCGATTTCTCTAAATgaacgattttctctttttcatgattaatatttttctcactAATTTCTTTTGCATCTTTTGAAATTTGCGATTCATTGCAACAATTATCTAAATGTTCTTGAGACTTGTTATCCGTGCAATTTTTTACTGgatattgttttgttttaaactCGTAACCTTCGGATGTAGGATTTAGCGTCGTTTCTTCCATTTCGATACGTTTCCgccgattctttttttcttctttcgctgAATTCTCTGCCGCTTGAAGAATTTCACGCATCGCTTCAGCCTTCTTTAATTttgcttcttccttttcttttaattttctttgttcctctTCGAATCTTTCAAAATACGATTTATAGTTTTCGCAAAATATACTgccaaaataataataataataattaatatatttattacaatacctctctttttccttatccCTTTCTCGCTTAATCCTTTCCTCTTCCAATTGTTCCTCCCTTAATcttctcgctttttcttccttcctttgtctatctttttcctcgaGTTGCTGTTTTATAGCATTTTGAAGTTCAAGAGCTTTCTGTCTCCTCACTTCTCGTTCTTGAAGAATATTTGCGTCAACTGGTATGTTTTGACCACGAAGATAAGTTTTAGTAGTGTCGGAACCTGTTGACCCGGTGGTTGAACTATCTGGACTGCTTGCACTATCGTGATTTATTACTAATacctaataataaaaaagtagttttatgcacacacacacatacacacacacatatatatatatttcgataaataaaaaaaaagaaaactaattgatgagaaaattcttataatatctattactTGACTCGACTGATCTAATCTTGAAAGCCAagacggtggtggtggtggatcTCCTCTTACACTATCTTGTCCCCAGACGCTACCCCATCTTGGTCTGTTTATCAATTCTCCAGCTCTTCCATCCGAAAGTCTTCTTGATGATGGTAATGAGTTATCTGGTGTTGTGTAATAAGGATTTTGCCAAGTTCTTTCCATTGTATCCGTCTCAGAACCCTTACATCCCGGTATGAGTCCTTAAGAGATAGACATAATATCAATAtcggtataaataaaaataatttgatatattgtatacatattaaaaatgaatttttcttacgCCGAGATTCCGGCAACGGTACATCGATGGAATCGCTAGCGTAACCTGAAGTTTCACCCTCGCGTTCTTCGCCTAACGAGCCGTAATGGTGTGACGGTTCGTTCTGGTTTTCGtgacgatcgttcgatcgatgctGTTGCGGCTGTTTTTGTGGCTTATGAGTCTGGTGGTAACGCAACCCTTCGCTGTCGAAGTCACGTCGTTGTTCCTACGAAGACAAATGAAAACGTTGTacctttaatattttatagacaTGAAAAATGATTAACTCTTTCGCGTGATTTACTTACGCTTATCTAACAAAGTGATTTTCATATGATTTATAATCTTGCAAATTCACATGTATcgattatacaaaatatcaaCCACAATCGCGTGTAACAGGAAAATGGATATTGCGTGACGAACGGTTTCGTCCATCGTGCTCTTTATTGATATTGCAATGTGACATCCAAATAAATCTACACGTTAACGTATCAGTTTGTGACAAGAATACACGGCTCGAGGATTCTCCAACTTATACTGATACATATGATTTGTTACATCAATAATACTTGAATATTTTAACGCGTAAAATATGCAagtcgatttattaaaatctatcttaaaaatattcttttttatttccttaaataatatcgatcggatattaaatttgttacgtgaaaaaaaaaataggaataaaaaGGAGTTCCCTGAACAAAGTTAAATTATATCGTGACATTATTCGGGTCGGCGAACCTTAATTATACGATAAGAATCGATTTGCCAAGTGCCTTACTTCTACTTTTACTTCGTAAAGACGTAACGATCGTGTTTCGTGGTTATTGACCCAGTATAATCTAATGGTTATAAACCCGATTCGTTTCTTAAGTGATACATCTAGCAATTTTGTGTCCCGACTTTACATGGAAGTGTATAGATTAGATAGTTACTAGTTAGACTCAACAGTTTATAttcctttgaaatattaaaagtaaccTACATCGTTCATATacgttttatttgaaataagacttttattatttaataattagattCTCCATGTTATAttgattcaaaaaaaaatttcttagaatttaggaaatttcttatttcttagaaTTAATTAGGACGTGTAATAACGTTCCGAGAATATCGCGTAGATAAgtcaagaatttttatatgactACTTACAGGTagtataaatcgattaatcaaaTAGGCcaagtatatttcttttaaatctatttcttCATCGTTAATTTcataacgaatatttttataatttctataggtttgtatttatatcataaataatacacataaatataccTTTGGAAAACCTAAGCTATTCTATATTCATCTTTTAgcttatttgatttttcttggTCACTTCcgtttaaaacgatttatagTTCCTAAACTAAGATTGTTATTAACAATCGTGAATTCCTCCGCACGAAAAACAGGTTTTTTGAGCTCGATGGTCGATCGATTAGAATTCAACCGtcaacgatttaaaaagagtaataataaatgagaaaacaGTTCTCTTGAAATACTCTCGTGCAAATTTAACGATCGTTATATTTGATTGACATTACCTccataaattattatgtatctaAACACTAAGTATAAGATCAATAACATTTCAAAATACTGACCTGACATAAATATTGTTGCTGctctttattataaattggTGGCAAACTCGGACTTCTACGTCGAATACGCGATATT
This genomic interval from Vespula pensylvanica isolate Volc-1 chromosome 8, ASM1446617v1, whole genome shotgun sequence contains the following:
- the LOC122631041 gene encoding LOW QUALITY PROTEIN: DNA ligase 1-like (The sequence of the model RefSeq protein was modified relative to this genomic sequence to represent the inferred CDS: deleted 1 base in 1 codon; substituted 1 base at 1 genomic stop codon); the encoded protein is MMNARTTLVEQKRIQWAKEREEMARLGNWGTLKHNDTIRTTVRTYATGSRLSLIDSKDKQISSQPFRATGHYGSNMNLKTLSTDCTGNVTTNLKNFDYSSGSLINLNDHTEISRIRRRSPSLPPIYNKEQQQYLCQEQRRDFDSEGLRYHQTHKPQKQPQQHRSNDRHENQNEPSHHYGSLGEEREGETSGYASDSIDVPLPESRRLIPGCKGSETDTMERTWQNPYYTTPDNSLPSSRRLSDGRAGELINRPRWGSVWGQDSVRGDPPPPPSWLSRLDQSSQVLVINHDSASSPDSSTTGSTGSDTTKTYLRGQNIPVDANILQEREVRRQKALELQNAIKQQLEEKDRQRKEEKARRLREEQLEEERIKRERDKEKERFEEEQRKLKEKEEAKLKKAEAMREILQAAENSAKEEKKNRRKRIEMEETTLNPTSEGYEFKTKQYPVKNCTDNKSQEHLDNCCNESQISKDAKEISEKNINHEKEKIVHLEKSESTTEEINSVQVPISKDVAIVLSGRLEDSELLKKANLQLVNLVVTPSPRKSENESGLSLGLDVLMKNLGSPILAKSSSRISPTITENRLLTPSKYRMTSGRDFGTQTDIESDLQDLREKIQESSTKDGSIKERKDTTNANRRDVEKSTNVCQAEELPTKTFARSKSQPRPSIESRPRWNANRPGTRYRTQSEKDPHYQRRLRLRKRQVESSDEGSRYKNCFSLIHKXYLYFSIFLLNSSKSLYRSPSPERRKPINTKIKMRNSIRRKLKVDSYDADLSMDSLNSVVPLRIDRNGKINIETNPNNRNHKRLLDINHMDEIEGKPENKQSNIWCGREILEKLNSLRNGLLMKQIEWDPNRSLVSPTASEIF
- the LOC122631040 gene encoding uncharacterized protein LOC122631040, with the translated sequence MAFELDDLLKDDKKDANLIPDLSKATCNSQEEFKQLLEHCPEFKIKSEKVKKEDTKVRDKEFSWKATKKELKAIEREWAYGDPIPPDMKNLNLHELQQVAIDWRMLTPIRPKLRQDEELFSRLVEMGKLEAKTRMKERRSFVSPIRRNKNRAGIIESSVKICGECGEEYCFGETCGDILYDSYVRVAVLTQQSKTKISADTEAIIANMNRPKKQKRKKLKTKSKTPRKSVRLLIHHKTKKLTNKSNKNRRESDIEESVKPIKQFKRKCTKYRKKGQSNK